One window of Elaeis guineensis isolate ETL-2024a chromosome 11, EG11, whole genome shotgun sequence genomic DNA carries:
- the LOC105061553 gene encoding 4-coumarate--CoA ligase-like 4: MAYRTDGLPVDPWSGFCPSNSIFYSKRKPVPLPSDPHLDVTTFLSSRRHSGTTALIDAASGRRVSFPTLWRSVSALASALSSRLSVRKGQVVLLLSPNSIHFPVVSLAVMSLGAVLTTTNPLNTPQEIAKQISDSDPILAFATRPFVGKLPRDRDFPIVLLEDCRISGDDGRIRYTIEELTAMEPDLRRRRELVSQDDTATLLYSSGTTGTSKGVVATHRNMISMVQMILNRLKLEEGGSALETFICTVPMFHIYGLAAFATGLLGAGSTVVILSRFELGEMIRSIGEYGATYLPLVPPILVAMLNQAAPLPLGRLRRVLSGGAPLGREVIEGFREKYPAVEILQSYGLTESTGMGASTDSAEESRRYGTAGLLSPNTEARIVDPDTGMSLPVNRTGELWIRGPFVMKGYFKNPEATSTMLDSKEGWLRTGDLCYIDEDGYLFVVDRLKELIKYKGYQVAPAELEALLLTHPAITDAAVIPFPDKEVGQYPMAYVVRKAGRHLSKTGVMEFVAKQVAPYKRIRKVAFVSAIPKNPSGKILRKDLIKLATSKL; the protein is encoded by the exons ATGGCATATCGAACGGACGGATTACCGGTAGACCCTTGGAGCGGCTTCTGCCCCTCCAACTCCATATTCTACAGCAAGCGCAAGCCCGTCCCCCTCCCCTCCGACCCCCACCTCGACGTCACCACCTTCCTCTCCTCCCGCCGCCACTCCGGCACCACTGCCCTCATCGACGCCGCCTCCGGCCGCCGCGTCTCCTTCCCCACTCTCTGGCGCTCCGTCTCTGCCCTCGCCTCCGCCCTCTCCTCCCGCCTCTCTGTCCGCAAGGGCCAGGTCGTCCTCCTCCTCTCCCCCAACTCCATCCACTTCCCCGTCGTCTCCCTCGCCGTCATGTCCCTCGGCGCCGTCCTCACCACCACCAACCCCCTAAACACCCCACAAGAAATCGCCAAGCAAATCTCGGATTCCGACCCGATCCTGGCTTTCGCGACCCGCCCCTTCGTCGGAAAACTCCCCCGCGACCGCGATTTCCCCATCGTCCTCCTCGAGGACTGCCGGATCTCCGGCGATGATGGCCGCATCCGCTACACGATCGAGGAATTGACGGCGATGGAACCCGATCTCCGGCGCCGGCGGGAGCTGGTGAGCCAGGACGACACGGCGACGCTCCTGTACTCGTCCGGGACCACCGGGACCAGCAAAGGCGTGGTGGCGACCCACCGGAATATGATCTCGATGGTCCAGATGATCCTAAACCGGCTCAAGCTGGAGGAGGGCGGCAGCGCGCTGGAGACGTTCATCTGCACCGTCCCGATGTTCCACATCTACGGTCTGGCGGCATTCGCGACGGGGCTGCTGGGAGCTGGATCGACGGTGGTGATCTTGTCGAGATTCGAGTTGGGGGAGATGATCCGGTCGATTGGGGAGTACGGGGCGACGTATCTGCCTCTGGTGCCGCCGATCCTGGTGGCGATGTTGAACCAGGCGGCGCCGCTGCCGTTGGGGCGGCTCCGGCGGGTGCTGTCCGGCGGTGCGCCGCTGGGGAGGGAGGTGATCGAGGGGTTCCGGGAGAAGTATCCGGCGGTGGAGATTTTGCAGTCGTATGGGCTGACGGAGAGCACGGGGATGGGGGCGTCCACGGACTCGGCGGAGGAGAGCAGGAGGTACGGAACGGCGGGGCTGCTGTCGCCCAACACGGAGGCCAGGATCGTGGATCCGGACACTGGTATGTCCTTGCCGGTGAACCGCACCGGCGAGCTCTGGATCCGAGGTCCCTTCGTCATGAAAG GTTATTTCAAGAATCCAGAGGCGACGAGCACGATGTTGGACTCAAAAGAGGGGTGGCTACGGACCGGAGATCTTTGCTACATTGACGAGGACGGGTATCTCTTCGTGGTGGACCGACTCAAGGAGCTCATCAAATACAAGGGCTACCAG GTGGCCCCTGCAGAGCTGGAGGCACTATTGCTGACCCACCCTGCGATCACCGATGCCGCCGTGATCCC GTTTCCGGATAAGGAAGTAGGCCAGTACCCAATGGCATATGTTGTAAGGAAGGCTGGGAGACACTTGTCCAAGACCGGAGTGATGGAGTTTGTAGCAAAGCAG GTGGCTCCTTACAAGAGGATTCGCAAGGTGGCATTTGTGTCAGCCATTCCCAAGAATCCATCCGGGAAGATATTAAGGAAGGATCTCATCAAGCTCGCCACTTCCAAGCTTTGA